The window GTTTTGCATTAGAAACAGAAAACCCCAAAGCAAAAGATATGTATTCAAATGATGCACAAAAACTTCAAAGTATAGTAAAAAAACTTGAACCTTATTTATTACATTAGAAGGTGATGATTAAATGTCTAATAAAAAAAAGAAAAAATTAACTCCTATTCAACAAGAATATCAAGATTTTGCGAAAGCTAGGGAACCAAAGCGAAAAGTTCTTCGCAATTGTTGCAGAGCATTTGTTGTTGGTGGATTTATTTGTACTATAGGACAAGGACTACAATGGGTGTTTATTAACTATTTTGATTTTACTGAAAAAACAGCAGGAGATCCAGCAACAGCAGTTTTAATTATTATTGCAATTTTACTTACTGGATTTGGTGTATATGACCATATTGCCCAATGGGCTGGTGGTGGTACTATTATTCCAATTACAGGATTTGCTAATACTATGGCCTCTGCTGCTATTGAACATCGCAGTGAAGGATATGTTCTAGGAGTAGGCGGAAATATGTTTAAATTATCAGGTTCAGTAATTGTGTATGGAGTTTTTTCAGCATTTGTGATTGCTCTTATTAAAATTACTATTAAATGGTTAGGTGGGATGTAAATGCTAAAAGGACATCAATCATGGGTATTTGATTCAAAACCTGTTATAATTTCATCTGCTGCTGTTGGAGGTCCTTTTGAAGCACAGGGGAATTTAGCTGATGATTTTGATATTCTTCATGACAATATATGGCTAGGACAAGACAGTTATGAAAAAGCAGAAAAAAAACTATTAGAACAAGCTTGTGAAAAAACAATTCAAAAAGCTGGACTGAAAAAAGAAGATATTCAATTTTTTCTAAGTGGAGATTTGATGAATCAGATTATTTCAAGTTCCTTCGCTGCTCGCACTCTTGGAGCACCCTTTTTAGGTATATTCGGTGCTTGCTCTAGTGCTATGCAGGGATTAGCTCTTGGCAGCTTGTTAATAGATAGTAAAGCTGCAAAATATGTTTTAGCAGGTGCATCTAGTCATAATGCATCCGCTGAAAAACAATTTAGATACCCAACAGAATATGGTTCTCAAAAACCTCCAACTGCTCAATGGACTGTAACCGGAGCAGGAACAGGTCTGTTATCAGATAAAGGTGAAGGACCACGTGTTACATCAGCGACTATTGGGAAAGTAGTAGATATGGGGCTTTCTGATCCATTTAATATGGGAGCTGCCATGGCACCTGCAGCAGTTGATACTATTCAAGCTCATTTTAGAGATTTAAATATTGATCCATCATATTATGATGTTATTGCTACTGGAGACCTTGGAAAATTAGGGCACACAATTGCAGGCGATTTATTAATTAAACACGGATTAAAAATTCCGCGTGAAATATTCACAGATTGCGGAATAATGATATATAAAAAAGATCAACCTGTTATGGCAGGTGGTAGTGGATGCGGGTGTTCTGCTACTGTAACTTATGGACATTTTCTTAATCGTATGAAAAGAGGAGAATTAAAAAGAATATTAGTTGTGGCAACAGGTGCTTTACTATCCCCTATTTCATATCAACAAAAAGAAAGTATACCTTGTATAGCTCATGCAGTATCCATAGAAATGACTTAAAAGGAGGTTTAAATATTGGAAAAGTTCATTTGGGCATTTTTAGTAGGTGGATCAATATGTGTTATTGGACAAATTATGATTGATGTATTTAAACTTACTCCTGCCCATACAACAAGCACATTAGTTGTAATAGGAGCAATCCTTGGAGGATTTGGATTGTATGAGCCTCTAATAGAATTTGCAGGTGCAGGAGCTTCTGTTCCAATAACTAGTTTTGGAAATGCCTTAGTTAAAGGCGCTTTAGCAGAAGCAAAGCGAACTGGTATAATTGGTGTGCTAACAGGAATTTTTGAAGTTACTAGTGCAGGGATTTCCTGTGCAATAATCTTTGGATTTATGGCGTCATTGATATTTAAGCCTAAAGGTTAATGAATGGATAAACATTCTATAATTAACTTTTTTATTATTAACATATATTTTTTCAAAAAGGAAACAATATTTAATGAAGCAATAATAAAGGAGGGCTTTTAATGAGTACAATAAATAAATTAGAGCAAGCGTTAGCAGGTGCCAAAGGTTTAGCATCACAGTTTAAAACTTTTGCACTTGATACTGATGATCAGAATGCAAAACAAATGTTTAATCAACTATCTCAAAGTGCTGAAGATATGGCTCAGCAAGTTCAAGGCAGAGTTGAATTTGTACAAAATGAAGAACCTCAATATAGACAAGAACAGTAGAACTAAAACCACATTTCGATTTTGAAGTGTGGTTTTATTGTTATATAGTATACTAAAGTATACTATATAACAATAAAGTGCATACTTCACATTCAAATAATACATATGTACAATTAAAGTGTATTTGTTTTAAAAAATATATTATAATACACTTTAATCAGGAGGGAAATAATGTTTTATTCAGATAAAGTAGTTTTAATAACAGGGTCAGCAAATGGTATAGGGAAAATAATAGCAAAAGAATACTGCAAAAAAGGAGCAACTGTTATATTAGCAGATATTGATCAAAAGAACGGTATTATTTTAGAAAAAGAATATAAAAATTTAGGCTTTGATGCATATTTTTATAAAATAGATTTAAGTAAATCTCAAGAAATAATTGATATGTTCAAATTTATTATAGACAAATACAAAAAAATCCATATTATTATTAATAATGCTGGAATAAGTAAATTCAAATCATTATATGAATTAACTATAGATGAATGGGATAATATTATAAACGTCAATTTAAGAAGTGCATTTATTACATCTCAGGAATTTGCAAAATATAATAAAAATACTCATTATGGAAGAATAGTAAATATTGCTTCTACAAGACATATTATGTCTGAGCCAAATTCTGAGGCTTATGCTGCTTCTAAAGGAGGTATAGTATCATTAACCCATGCTCTTGCGATTTCTTTAAGTCAGGAGAATATTACTGTTAACTGTATAAGTCCTGGTTGGATTCAAAATAACAATTATAGTGAATTAACAAATAAAGATCATAAACAACATCCATCATCAAGAGTTGGTAAACCTGAAGACATAGCTAGAACATGTTTATTTCTAACAGATGAAAAAAATGATTTTATAAATGGTGAAAATATAATTATAGATGGTGGAATGACAAAAAAAATGATTTATATAGATTAAAATAAAATTTCCATCTGAATTAAGTTTAGCTTTATCTCAGATATAAGAAAATACCAAAAAAGTGTATAACACTACCAGCTAATACAAAGAGATGCCATATAGCATGATTATAAGGTATCTTTTTTATAGCATAAAAAATAGTACCAACAGTATAAACTAATCCTCCAGCTAGAAGCCACATAAAAAATTCAACAGGAACCACTTTAATCATAGGTTTTATAGCAATTACCATTAACCATCCCATAAATATATAAAGAGATAGTGAAAACACCTTATATTTTTCAAAATTATTAAAAGTAAGAACTTTAAATGTAATTCCTAATAATGCAATCGTCCAAATAGCACTCAAAAGACCTATTCTCCAATATCCTGTCATAGAAAGTAAAATCACAGGTGTACAAGTTCCCGCTATACATAAGTATATAGAAGAATGATCAAATAACCTAAATATTTTTTTTAGTTTTTCTTGTTGAAAACTATGGTACAATGTTGATGCTATATACAAGGAAATTGACCCAAAACCGTATATACTAAAAGCAACAATAGATATAGTATTCTTTTCTGAAATAGAGTAAACTAAAAGAATTGTCAGTGTAACAATACTAAACAAAGCTCCAATACCATGAGTTATACTATTTGCAATCTCTTCTTTTATTGTGTACTTTGGTTTTAATTTAATATTTCCGTCTATAGATTTCATATAATCCCTCCTTATATCTCTTTTCATCCGATATATTTTAATAACTACTACTTATAATAATATTCTACCTATAATTCTATTATATCAAATATACAGTAGAATATTAGTGAATATGTAAAAAAGAAAAGCTTATTTACTATTCTTATATATTGTATTTAAGTTTGCTCCTATCATAATCATTCTCATCCAAGACTGGTACTTCAATGGTAGTCTAAAACATTTTTTTCTTTGCCATTATAACAGCTGTTATAACCGAAATAAAAAAAGATATAAATAGTACTATACTAAAAGCATGAGGATTTTGAGATAAAGGTATATTTACATTCATACCATAAAAACTTGCTACAATAGTAGGAATAGACATTACAATTGTAACAGAAGTTAAAAATTTCATAACTATATTTAAATTATTTGAAATAATTGATGAAAATGCATTTATCATACTACTTAAAATATTACTATATATATTTGCCATTTCAATAGCCTGTTTATTTTCTATAATAACATCTTGAAGTAATTCTTTATCTTCAGCATATTGTTTAATATTTTCAAGCCTTAACATTTTTTCAAGTACTATTTCATTTGCTCTTAAAGAAGTTGTAAAATATACCAAACTTTTTTCAAGAGATAGTAATTGAAATATTTTTTTATTTTCAGTAGATTTATGGAGCTCTTTTTCTATTTGATTACTTTTTCTATCAATATGTCTTAAGCATTGCAGATATAAAGTTGCATTTTTATAAAGTACTTGAAGAATAAATCTAGTCTTTTTAAATGTAGAGAAACCTTTTATTTTTCCTGTTAAAAAATCATTTAATATAGACGTTTCTCTTATACAAATAGTAACTATATATTCTTTTGATAAAATCACGCCTAAAGGAATTGTTGCATAAAACTCAGAGTCTTTTTCCTGTTCTATTATAGGTAAATCTACTAAAATAACAGTGTAATTTTCCTCAGTTTCAATTCTTGATCGTTCTTCTTCATCAAGTGCAGCTTTTATATGATCACACTCTATATTAAACATATTACATACTTTATTTATCTCTTCTTGAGTAGGATTTATCAAATTAACCCAAGTGTCTGTTTCTATATTCTCTAGTTTTACTAACTTTTCATCAATAGTTTTATATACTCTAATCATAGTTATATCTCCCTTACATTTAATTTAAAGCACATCATATCTTACTTTTATTTAGCATTAACCAATATAATGTACTTTATAATAGATATAAAGATAACTATTAGTAATGATAAATATATACCGTTTTATTTTTCTATTTATACAAACAAAAAAGCTACCATTTCAAAATGAGGTAGCTTCTTTCTATTTGATATGATTAATTTTTTTATACTCTTCATTTTTTTTATCAACTATAGGTTCAATTAAATATAACACTACAAGTATAACAGCTAGATTTTTCCAATGATCTATAGATGGATAATTTATTACAATCTCATATATCCCCCTAAATATTATCCATATACCTAGTATATATTTCATTATCTTTAAAAATCTCATAATATCAGCTTCTCCTAAATTTATTACTTTTATAATCTTGATCTTTACTATACATTTATATTAATTATAAAAATAAATTGTTACTAAAATTTATAGAAGCTAATGACTAATACACTCTTCATTTACTTACACAGTAAATAGATAATGTAACTACTATTCCTAATATACTATAGATCATTCCTGCAAAAGGAAATATTTTTTTGTCAATTGTATTTAATCTTGATTTTATTTCATTTTTTATTTTAGAATATAATTGCTTATCTTTTATTTCACTAAAATTAATTTCTACACATCCTATAGATTCTTTTAATTTAATCTTTGCATTTTCTAATATTATATCATTATCTTTATTTACATATCTAATATCTATTTTGCTCAAAATATCATTTATTAAAAACAGTATATCTTTAATATACACATTATATATAGTATATCTACGTTTTGTTAAGCACACGCATGATACTATAACAATAATCATTATAATAATACGTATTGGATAGTCTTCTTTAATATAATTTATACTGCTATAACCTAAAATTATAAACGCTATAAAAGTTTGCTCAATCAACCTACTTACCATAAGCTTTTTTCTGCTCAGAAGTACTCCTCCGAAACCTATTAAAACTAATACTATAATTCTATCAAAAATCGCTTCCATATTTTCCTCCTAAAATCAAACTATTTTTTTTATTATTTAAGTACTTATCTGAAAAGCTGATTTTAGTATATTCATCTTCTATCATTAGCTCTCTTAATCATTTTACAATTTTATCCATATAAATTCAATGAAATATCTTTCTTCACTCATATACTTGTACAATAGATGCTCTCACTCCAAAAAGAAAATCGTGAAATTGACAGAAAATGAGAAAGGTATGCTAGATGAACAAACTGTAGAAATAAGGACAGAATGAGTTTCAAGAATAACACATTTTAATGACGGTCTTTTGAACATTAAAAAATCCCCTAGTAGTTATTCAGATTTTGTTATTTAATCTGTCAACTTTAAGGGGATTATAATTTATTGTTGTAAAGAATACACGATTTAAAGTAACTTAATCAGCGCTTCTAACTCTTCAGATAAGATTTTTGCACGCTCAAAATCAGTATTTTTTAAAGCCAATGCTATTTTCGTTTCAACTGATTTTTTCTTTTGTTCAATTTCTAAATAGTCTTTATCAAAATGACTAGCATAAATCATCTTTCTAAATTTTCGCATACTCATTTTTCTAATTGTCTTGTCTTCAATGATTAAAACATAATCCATGCAGTTTATTATAGAATAGTAATCATGAGAAATCATTAAAATCGCACCGTTATAGTTTTCTATGGCTTTTTCAAGTGCTATTTGTGAATAGGTGTCTAAATGACTTGTCGGTTCATCAAGAAGCAACATGTTTGCTTTACTAGCAGAAACTTTAGCCAATTGAAGTATATTCTTTTCTCCACCAGATAAACATTCTATCTTTTGATCAATAACTTCTTCGTCAAAACCATAGTTTGAAATATATGATCTAATCTCTCTGTAAGTTTTAAATCCTGCATCGAAGAACTCTTCAAGTATTGTATTAGACTCATTTAATATTTCTCCTTGAAGCTGAGATAAATAAGCCACTTCAACGTCATAATTTATTTCAATGGAATCACTATTATTTTTAAATATTTCTCTCAATAAAGTCGTTTTCCCAGTACCGTTTGAGCCAATAAGAGCTACTTTATCAGTAGATTTAATCTCAAAGTTAATATTTTCTAAAAGCATCTCATCAAAGGTAACACTATAATCCTTAACTTTTAAAGCAATGGTTTCTTCAATTTTATTGTCAGTAGCTAAACTGATATCCGGTTGTTTAATATCTACAAATGGTTCTTTAATTCTACGGTTTTCTAATCTTTCTTGAATCTTAACTCTAGCTTTTAAGGCTTTCCCGTTAGAAGCATCCGCATTATTAGTTGCGATAGTTCTTAACTTATTGATTAAGATCTCATTTCTCTCAATTTCTTCATTATCAGCAATAGCAAGTTCTTGTAACTCAATTTTAGTTTGAAGTAATGAGAAGTTATAATCAATATATCTTCCATCAAACTCTTGGAGCTCCATATTCTCAAGGTGTATAATTTTGTTAAAACAATGATTCAACAGATATCTGTTGTGTGTAATAATTAACATTGTTTTTTTATGAGAATTAATTAAATTTTTAAGAGAATTAAGGTTTTCAAAGTCTAAAAATACATCTGGTTCATCCATAATCATTAAGTCTGGACTATTAAGCATTTCCTTAATCACTTGAATAAGTTTAAATTCCCCACCACTAAGTTCAGATATCATTAGATCTTTATGCTTGATTAGGTTTGCAAGATTTAGTTTCTTATTAATGTTGCTTTCGAAATCATCCCCACCAATTGCATCAAATGCATCTAAAGATTGTTGGTACTTTTCTAGTAAAGTATCAATATCCGAAGATGTTTCCATTTCAGTACAAATAGATGTCATTTCATTTTGTAGCTTAATAAATTCTTCCCCTATATATTCGAAAACTGTAGTTTCTTTTGTTTTGTCTAGTTGTGAAAACTGACTTACATACCCAATTCTACAATTTGGGTCTATCTCTAACTTACCATCGAACATATATCTTTCTGGATCCATAATTATATCTATCAATGTACTTTTTCCACTACCACTTGTTCCTATAAAAGCGCAGTGTTGACCCTCTTCTAATGTAAATGAAATCTTATTATATAGATCTTTTTGCGGAAATGAGTAAGACAAGTTGTCAACTTTTATCATATTATTACCTCTCTTTTATCAATTGAAAAGAGCTTATAAAAATAAGCTCTTTAATATATAATATTCAATCGCAATTTTGCAATCGATTATTATGTAGTAATGACATTCTTTTTTAAGTTTACCGTTGATATCATAACACTTTTTACGACTAATTTCAATCATTTCATATTAAAACCTTTCATGACATAAGTCAATTCTAATAGATGAACAAACAGAAGTTAGAGATCTTATAAGACTCCACAAAATAAAGTTATAACTGCAAGAATTGCTTTAACTCCTGCTGCACTTCAATAGCAACATCCGATGCTATTTTATTCATTAGTATAGTATTACCAATATGTCCCCCCCTACTTTTGTAAATATCTTATTAGTTGTATTTTTCTTCATATTCTTAAATGATACTTTAAATCAAGTTTATTACTTTAATTCAATTCCAATCTCATTTATTGTTTGTTATAATTTAACAGTGAATCAATTGTAAAATTATAACAAATAAATATTTTTAGGAGGTCCTTTATGCTTATATGTTCAAAGATAATTTTAGCTTTATTATCTATATTTTGTTTATCTTTAGGAATTTTAATATTAAGAAAAAAACCTATTGTTATAAAAGGATATATTTTCACATTGTTTATAACTTTATGTTATCTACCTATGTTAATAAATCCTTTTATATATGACTTTTTAAGTCCTTATTCTTTGGTGAATTGTGCATTTATAATTTTCTTGATTTTTATATTTAAAAAATCATTTGGATCTATTACAATCTATAACATAAATGAAGATTTATTGTATGAATCACTTTCTGAAGCCTTAGAAAAAGAAAATGTAGAATATGAAGAAAAAAGAGGAGAAATTCTCTTACCATCATTAGATTCTAAAATTAAAATTAGTTTTCATCCAGTTGCTAGTACAGCAAATGTTCATATCAATTTAAAAAAAGATAAGTTTTTATATAATCAGATAATTAAAAACTTAAAACAAGTATTATCTGATAAAAAAGTAGATCATTTTTTATTATCCGCTATAACTAATATAGCTTGTAGTGTATTCCTTATAATAGCTCTTATAACTATACTAGATTAAATACAGCTAAATAGAAACTATAAATTTAAAGGAGTTTAATATGGCTACTGAAACACAAAAAAATTTTAGAAAACAAATGAAAGAAATAGAAAAAGAATCAAAAAATAAAAATCAAGAAACTTTTTATAGTTATATAGAAAAAGATCATATTTCTGGTTATTACTCAAAACGAAAAAAGAAAAAAATAATAATATCAAGTATTAGTCTATGTAGCATATTAATCTTTCTCTGGAATTTCTATGCCCTATCAACCTGGTTAAATCCAGTTATTCATTCTATAACTAACAAAAATATTCCTACCACAGTACCCGTTTTAAGCTTTAATGCTACTAAACATAAAGAAGTCGGAGGTTATTTAAAACAAACAAAAAAAAACTCCTATGCTAATTATGAATATAGGGTATAAAGTATAATCAATATATCCAAAGCTTTTAACTGCAACATTTACGGTTTGATTATATATAATCAAACCGTATAATCAAACTAAAATAAAAACACATCCGTTTTCGTCTAGAAACTATCTAAAACGATATAAATGGATGTGTTTTTTTGATACCTACTAGAATAAATTCATCTGCCCTTTGACTTGTACTTGCGGTTTCAGATTTATTGTTAAGTAGGGGTAGTACCAGCATCTTTATCATGAGACGCAAAGTATATGGTAACAATTTGAATTTTGTAAGTCTATTTTATAGAAAAAACATGTTAATTCTGTTTATCTGAAATCAAGATCTTATAAAATACATGTTTCAAAATAAGAAAAACAATTCTAAA is drawn from Tepidibacter hydrothermalis and contains these coding sequences:
- the trhA gene encoding PAQR family membrane homeostasis protein TrhA yields the protein MKSIDGNIKLKPKYTIKEEIANSITHGIGALFSIVTLTILLVYSISEKNTISIVAFSIYGFGSISLYIASTLYHSFQQEKLKKIFRLFDHSSIYLCIAGTCTPVILLSMTGYWRIGLLSAIWTIALLGITFKVLTFNNFEKYKVFSLSLYIFMGWLMVIAIKPMIKVVPVEFFMWLLAGGLVYTVGTIFYAIKKIPYNHAIWHLFVLAGSVIHFFGIFLYLR
- a CDS encoding SDR family oxidoreductase → MFYSDKVVLITGSANGIGKIIAKEYCKKGATVILADIDQKNGIILEKEYKNLGFDAYFYKIDLSKSQEIIDMFKFIIDKYKKIHIIINNAGISKFKSLYELTIDEWDNIINVNLRSAFITSQEFAKYNKNTHYGRIVNIASTRHIMSEPNSEAYAASKGGIVSLTHALAISLSQENITVNCISPGWIQNNNYSELTNKDHKQHPSSRVGKPEDIARTCLFLTDEKNDFINGENIIIDGGMTKKMIYID
- a CDS encoding magnesium transporter CorA family protein encodes the protein MIRVYKTIDEKLVKLENIETDTWVNLINPTQEEINKVCNMFNIECDHIKAALDEEERSRIETEENYTVILVDLPIIEQEKDSEFYATIPLGVILSKEYIVTICIRETSILNDFLTGKIKGFSTFKKTRFILQVLYKNATLYLQCLRHIDRKSNQIEKELHKSTENKKIFQLLSLEKSLVYFTTSLRANEIVLEKMLRLENIKQYAEDKELLQDVIIENKQAIEMANIYSNILSSMINAFSSIISNNLNIVMKFLTSVTIVMSIPTIVASFYGMNVNIPLSQNPHAFSIVLFISFFISVITAVIMAKKKMF
- the spoVAD gene encoding stage V sporulation protein AD, with product MLKGHQSWVFDSKPVIISSAAVGGPFEAQGNLADDFDILHDNIWLGQDSYEKAEKKLLEQACEKTIQKAGLKKEDIQFFLSGDLMNQIISSSFAARTLGAPFLGIFGACSSAMQGLALGSLLIDSKAAKYVLAGASSHNASAEKQFRYPTEYGSQKPPTAQWTVTGAGTGLLSDKGEGPRVTSATIGKVVDMGLSDPFNMGAAMAPAAVDTIQAHFRDLNIDPSYYDVIATGDLGKLGHTIAGDLLIKHGLKIPREIFTDCGIMIYKKDQPVMAGGSGCGCSATVTYGHFLNRMKRGELKRILVVATGALLSPISYQQKESIPCIAHAVSIEMT
- a CDS encoding DUF1657 domain-containing protein; the encoded protein is MSTINKLEQALAGAKGLASQFKTFALDTDDQNAKQMFNQLSQSAEDMAQQVQGRVEFVQNEEPQYRQEQ
- the spoVAC gene encoding stage V sporulation protein AC, which translates into the protein MSNKKKKKLTPIQQEYQDFAKAREPKRKVLRNCCRAFVVGGFICTIGQGLQWVFINYFDFTEKTAGDPATAVLIIIAILLTGFGVYDHIAQWAGGGTIIPITGFANTMASAAIEHRSEGYVLGVGGNMFKLSGSVIVYGVFSAFVIALIKITIKWLGGM
- the spoVAE gene encoding stage V sporulation protein AE, with the protein product MEKFIWAFLVGGSICVIGQIMIDVFKLTPAHTTSTLVVIGAILGGFGLYEPLIEFAGAGASVPITSFGNALVKGALAEAKRTGIIGVLTGIFEVTSAGISCAIIFGFMASLIFKPKG
- a CDS encoding ABC-F family ATP-binding cassette domain-containing protein; translated protein: MIKVDNLSYSFPQKDLYNKISFTLEEGQHCAFIGTSGSGKSTLIDIIMDPERYMFDGKLEIDPNCRIGYVSQFSQLDKTKETTVFEYIGEEFIKLQNEMTSICTEMETSSDIDTLLEKYQQSLDAFDAIGGDDFESNINKKLNLANLIKHKDLMISELSGGEFKLIQVIKEMLNSPDLMIMDEPDVFLDFENLNSLKNLINSHKKTMLIITHNRYLLNHCFNKIIHLENMELQEFDGRYIDYNFSLLQTKIELQELAIADNEEIERNEILINKLRTIATNNADASNGKALKARVKIQERLENRRIKEPFVDIKQPDISLATDNKIEETIALKVKDYSVTFDEMLLENINFEIKSTDKVALIGSNGTGKTTLLREIFKNNSDSIEINYDVEVAYLSQLQGEILNESNTILEEFFDAGFKTYREIRSYISNYGFDEEVIDQKIECLSGGEKNILQLAKVSASKANMLLLDEPTSHLDTYSQIALEKAIENYNGAILMISHDYYSIINCMDYVLIIEDKTIRKMSMRKFRKMIYASHFDKDYLEIEQKKKSVETKIALALKNTDFERAKILSEELEALIKLL